Proteins from a single region of Dasypus novemcinctus isolate mDasNov1 chromosome 16, mDasNov1.1.hap2, whole genome shotgun sequence:
- the LOC101425084 gene encoding olfactory receptor 14A2-like, with amino-acid sequence MANVTLVSGFLLKGFSEVLELQVLHGVLFLVIYLTALMCNFLIITLITLDLELHTAMYFFLKNLSSFDVFLVSVPIPKFIVSSLTHNYSISFLGCAFQLLLITSFSAGETFVLTAMSYDRYVAICYPLHYGFIMNNNTCMLMASASWVIGALFGGLYTAVTFSMSFCGLHVIPQFFCDIPSLLRVSCSETQAVVYASLGIGMCLGVSCFICITVSYIYIFSTVLKIPTTKGQSKAFSTCLPHLTVFTVFIITACFVYLKPSSNTPSVIDNLLSVLYTVLPPILNPVIYSLRNKDMKQALKRLLLKICN; translated from the coding sequence ATGGCCAATGTCACATTGGTGTCAGGATTCCTCCTGAAAGGATTTTCTGAAGTCTTGGAGTTGCAGGTTTTACATGGTGTGCTCTTCCTAGTAATTTACCTGACAGCTCTAATGTGTAACTTCCTCATCATCACTCTCATTACCCTAGATCTGGAACTCCATACAGCCATGTACTTCTTTCTGAAGAACTTGTCTTCATTCGATGTGTTCCTTGTTTCAGTCCCAATTCCAAAGTTCATTGTCAGCAGCCTAACTCACAActattccatttcctttttaGGATGTGCCTTCCAGCTacttttaataacatctttctCAGCAGGTGAGACATTTGTCCTCACAGccatgtcctatgaccgctatgtagcTATCTGCTATCCTTTACACTATGGGTTCATCATGAATAATAACACTTGTATGTTGATGGCAAGTGCTTCCTGGGTCATTGGAGCACTCTTTGGAGGGCTATACACAGCTGTTACATTTTCCATGTCCTTTTGTGGCTTACATGTGATCCCACAGTTTTTCTGTGATATCCCCTCATTATTAAGAGTTTCCTGTTCCGAAACACAAGCAGTAGTTTATGCAAGTTTAGGGATCGGTATGTGTTTAGGTGTGTCTTGCTTCATTTGTATTACAGTctcttacatttatattttctccACTGTGCTGAAGATTCCCACCACAAAAGGTCAGTCAAAAGCTTTTTCCACATGCCTTCCCCACCTCACAGTGTTTACTGTTTTTATCATAACTGCCTGTTTTGTTTATCTCAAGCCATCTTCAAATACACCCTCAGTTATTGACAACCTTCTTTCTGTCCTCTACACTGTGTTACCTCCAATCCTCAACCCTGTAATTTATAGCCTGAGAAACAAAGACATGAAACAGGCTCTAAAGaggttgctattaaaaatatgCAATTAA